GCGCCCTCGAAGGTTCCTTGGCCCGCTCGCTCCCTTCGGTCGCTCGCGGCTGCTGCGCTGGCGTCGGCGGTGGTGGGCCGGGCCGGTCGTCCCGTCCGTACTTTTATAACGGAGAGCGGGACCAGAGGCTCCCGTGACGTAACGTCCGTCGCGGGGTGCCTGCGGTTGTGCGACGCCACGCCCCGCGAGCAGCGCCGCGGCGTCGCCTGCACGCCCACGTTTTACTGTGCTCCCTCGCGCTCGCTTCGCTCGCGCTCGGTCGCTGGCAAAACCTGGACCAAAACCGCGCCTCACTCCCATCGCCGGACTCGCGGTGCTCGTCCGGCGTGCTCCCGCTCGCCTCCGGCTCGCGGGAACTGCGGTCGTTCGGCGCGTCCGCTCGTTCGGCCGTCGGCCTCACTCGCGGGTGCGTAACACCGCGCCCCGCGACAGACCCCGACCGGCGTCGCCTGTTCGCCACTCCCGTCCTCGTAGAGCGACGGCGACACTTACACGCTTTTGGCCGTCCGCCGGGCAGGACCGGTATGTTCGGTAAACTCGGTCGAACCGGTTTCGCGGGGCTGCTCCTGCTCCTCGGCGGCCTCGCAGTGCTCGCGCTCGAGAGCCTCCTGATCGCCGGCGGCGTCGCGCTCGTGCTGGTCGGACTGCTCCTCGTCGCGAAGGGCCTCGTCGGGACGATGCTCTCGGCGTTCGGGATGGAGGGGATGTTCTAGCCCGACCCGCCGGTCCCGTCGGCGCGGCTGGGATCGTCGTAGCCCGCGCGGTGCTCGCTGATGAGGCGGTCGACCATCGCGCCCTTCTGCTGGCGACGGCGCTCCTCGGCGCGCTCCTCCCAGTCCGCGATGACCGCCTCGACCTCGGACTCGGGGGCGATCGCGAGTTCGTCGATCTCCTGGATAGACACGTCCTCCGCGGGACCGACGGGGATCTCGTGCTCGAACAGCACCTCGTCGGCCGCGTCCGAGAGGCCGCCCTTCCGGAGGACGACCCGCGGGTTCGTCGCCGCCAGTCGCTCCGCGGTGGATCGCCCCGCGCCGCTAGCGTCGCGGAGGAAGACGACGTCCCCCTCAGCGAGGCCGAAGCTCCCGTCCGCGGCCTCGATGGCCCCCTTCGTGAACTGCTCGACCACCTTCACGGGGACGAGGTCGCGCCGGCCCTCGGCCACGTCGGCGAAGTTCGAGTGATCGAGCTTCCAGAGCGTCTTCAGACGCTCGAGCTTCTCCTCGAGCGCCTCGGTCGCCTCGCGCTCCTCCGACAGCTCGCGCTTCAGACGCTCGTTGTCGCGTTCGAGCCGGGTGACGGCTCGGCGCTCGCGCGCCTCGCGGCGCTCCTCGCGTCGGGCCTCGCTCAACTCGCGCTCGTACTCGGCGATCTTGTCGTTCTTCGTCGAGACGGTCTCGCGGAGGTTCTCCACGTGCGATTCGAGGCGATCGATGCGCGACTCGAGGTGCTTGATGCGCTTCTCCTCGGGGGTGAGTTCGCGCGGAGCGTGCTCCTCTGTCTCCTCCTCGGTCGCCTCGTCCTCGGTGAGGTCGTCGACGACGGCCTCGACGGACTCCCCGCCGGAGACGACCCGCGCGATCACCTCGCCGCGGTCCATGGTCGCGGGCACCTTCCGGGCGATGCGCTCGAACTGATCCTCGTGGTGGTCGAACGCGAACAGCGCCGCGGCCATCGCGTCGCGCTCGTGGTCGTTGTCGTATCCGATCTCGCGGGTGCGGTGCTGTTTCGAGTCGATCGGGAGGTCGCGCTCGGGCGTCCAGGCGGCGGCGTCGAAGCTCCGGCGGATCTTCTCGACCGTCTCCGGCATCGGCGTCACGTCGGCGGCCACGACGATCGGCCGGCCGCGCTCGACGATCCACTCGATCACCTCCGCGGTGTCGGCCGTCCGGGTCGAGAGCACGTCGAGCACCTCCCCGCCGAGGCCGACGACGGCGACGGCGGTGGTCGTCCCGGGGTCGATCCCGACGAGGACGCGGTCGCGGCGCTTCGCCAGCGGCCGGAACTCGATACCGTCGCGCCGCTCGCGCTCGATCTCGACGCGCACGTCGCCTCGCCGGAGCCGCGAGACGGGGATCTCGTCCGGCCGGGCCTCGACGGTGAAGACGGCGTTGGCGAGGCCGCCGTACTTCTCGGTTCGATCGACCTCGTAGTCGAGGCCGGCCTCGCGGAGGGTGTCCTCGACCTCGCGGGCCTTCCCCTGGACGTTGCCGTGGATGCGCCGCGTGAAGCGGTCCTCCGACCAGCCGCCCTTGCCCGTCGAGCGGCCGCGGGAGACCTTCACGGTGGACGTGTTCGTGAACGCGCTCACCTCGTGGCCCACGTTGGCGGCGGCGAGGCGAGCGGCGGCCTCGGCCTCCTTCATCGGTTTCTTGCCGTAGGGGACGCCGTGGCGGGAGGCGACGCGGGAGAGCGGTTCGGGGCGCTCCGCGCCCGTCACCTGCACCAGCTTCGTCTCCGAGGGGAGGTCGCGGAGGAGGTGTACGAGCGCGTCCTTGTCGGCCGCTAGCTCGTACACGTTGTCCGTCGCGACCATCGCGGGTCGCTCGCGGTCGATGAGCCGCCGGAGCTTTCGCAGGGAGACGACGTCGCGATCGACGTGCTCACCGTCGAATGCGACGACGGCGTAGGAGGGGGCGTCGCCGCGGACGTCCCCGCTCTGGACGTCGACCCCGAACACGACCGCGTCGAGCGCACTCGTGCGGGTACTCACGGGTCGGGCTAGACCGCGTACCGATAAAAACCTCCTGACGGTTCACCCGTCGGGCGACCACTCACAGGCCGTCCCGTAGACCAGCGCCTCGTCCTCGACCCACGCGTGCAGACAGGCGTAGTTGCAGAACCCCCCGACCGACTCGCGCTCGCCGTCCGGCCCGCCGGTCGCTTCCTCCACGAACACCGGATCGTAGCGCGCGAGATCGCTGCCGCAGTACGCACACTCCATGCCTACGGCTACGGGACGGACTGACGAATACGCGACGCTCGCGTGCGGAGTCGCTACCCTTCCGACTGGGGCTCCTCGGGGTACGGCACGTCGAGTTCCTGGCCGTCCTCGGCGACGAACACCTCGCCGTCGAAGACCTCGCGGGCGTCCTCCAGGAGAGGCGTGGAGTATCCGCCGTAGCGCGTCGAGACGTGGGTGAGCGCGAGGCGCTTCGCCCCGGCGCGGGCGGCGACGAGGGCGGCCTCGCGGGCCGTCGAGTGGCCCGTCTGGGGCGCTCGCTCGGCGTGGTCGTCGGCGAACGTGGCGTCGTGGATCAGCAGGTCGGCGTTCGCGGCGGCCTCGACGGTCGCCTCGACGGGCCGCGTGTCGCCGGTGTAGACGAGGTGGCGGCCGGGGCGGGGCGCGCCGACGACCTGCTCGGGTCGGACGACGGTGCCGTCGTCCAGTTCGACTGGCTCGCCTGCGTGCAGACGCGAGAACATGGGGCCGACGGGGACACCGAGTTCCTCCGCCCGTTCGCGGTCGAACCGCCCCTTGCGTTCGTCCTCGATCAGAGCGTAGCCGACCGAGATGGTGCGGTGTTCGGTTCGGAAGGCGCGCACCTCGTAGTCGTCGGCGCGCAGCGCCGCCTCGCCCGGGCGCACCTCGTCGATCCGTACCGGGTAGGAGGGGTTCGTGTTCGTCGCGCGGAGGAGGCGCTCCACGTCCCGCCGGGTCCCCGGCGGGACGTGAACGGCCAGGGGAGCCTCGCGGTCGTTGAAGTCCCACGTCTGGCAGAGACCGGGCAGGCCGAGGACGTGGTCGCCGTGGAGGTGAGAGAGAAAGACGTGCGAGACGTCGAAGCCGGTCCCGAAGCGCATCATCTGGCGCTGGGTCCCCTCCCCGACGTCGAAGAGGAAACGCTCGCCCTCCCGACGGACGAGGACGGCGCTCGTGTTGCGCTCGGTCGTCGGGACGGCCCCGCTGGTCCCGAGGAACGTCACGTGCATACACCCACTCGCCGCGGCGGTCCTATACTCGCTTCGAAAGCGCGCGAAGGTTTTTCGCTCGCGGCGGCGATGGGAAACCATGAGTCCCCTCAGCGAGCGCGCTCGCGAGAAGATCGTCGAAGTCCTCGCGCTCGCCATCCTCGGGGTCGGCCTCCTCGATCTGTTTCTCGGCGTGTTTCCCGAGATCCCGTTCTTCGTCGTCTGGATCGTCGGCTACGCCGTCCTCCTCCCGATCGTCGCCCTCCTGCTCGGCGTGGAGGACGAGGACGAGTCGTTCGTCGACGGGATCGAGCGCGCCGCGGACGACGTGGCTCGCGAGATCGAGCGCGTGACGGGGACCGGCTCGCGGAGCCGTAACGGAACTGACGGGGATCGACGCGACCGCGGGGAGTCCACCGGCGACGTCGGCGACGCGATCGAGACCCTCCGCGCACGCTACGCGCGCGGCGACCTCACGGACGAGCAGTTCGAGCGGAAACTCGACCGCCTGCTCGAGACCGAGTCCCCCGAGTCGGCGGCCGAGTGGCGCACCCGTGAGCGCGAGCGCGAGCGCGAACGTGAGCGGCTCGACGAGCGTTCCTGACGGCACCGTTCACACCGTTCACACCGTTTAATCGGACGACTGCGACGGGATCGAACGCTTCCGAACGACCGGCCGACTTTTTGTAGGAATACGTGACTACCTCGAAACGCGATGAGATCACTCAGCACCGCGCTGCTCGTGGGGCTGGTCGTCCTGGCTGGCTGTCTCAGCGGGACGCCCCTGACGAGCGGTACGAACGGCGATACC
The Halomarina pelagica DNA segment above includes these coding regions:
- a CDS encoding DUF460 domain-containing protein, encoding MSTRTSALDAVVFGVDVQSGDVRGDAPSYAVVAFDGEHVDRDVVSLRKLRRLIDRERPAMVATDNVYELAADKDALVHLLRDLPSETKLVQVTGAERPEPLSRVASRHGVPYGKKPMKEAEAAARLAAANVGHEVSAFTNTSTVKVSRGRSTGKGGWSEDRFTRRIHGNVQGKAREVEDTLREAGLDYEVDRTEKYGGLANAVFTVEARPDEIPVSRLRRGDVRVEIERERRDGIEFRPLAKRRDRVLVGIDPGTTTAVAVVGLGGEVLDVLSTRTADTAEVIEWIVERGRPIVVAADVTPMPETVEKIRRSFDAAAWTPERDLPIDSKQHRTREIGYDNDHERDAMAAALFAFDHHEDQFERIARKVPATMDRGEVIARVVSGGESVEAVVDDLTEDEATEEETEEHAPRELTPEEKRIKHLESRIDRLESHVENLRETVSTKNDKIAEYERELSEARREERREARERRAVTRLERDNERLKRELSEEREATEALEEKLERLKTLWKLDHSNFADVAEGRRDLVPVKVVEQFTKGAIEAADGSFGLAEGDVVFLRDASGAGRSTAERLAATNPRVVLRKGGLSDAADEVLFEHEIPVGPAEDVSIQEIDELAIAPESEVEAVIADWEERAEERRRQQKGAMVDRLISEHRAGYDDPSRADGTGGSG
- a CDS encoding SHOCT domain-containing protein — protein: MSPLSERAREKIVEVLALAILGVGLLDLFLGVFPEIPFFVVWIVGYAVLLPIVALLLGVEDEDESFVDGIERAADDVAREIERVTGTGSRSRNGTDGDRRDRGESTGDVGDAIETLRARYARGDLTDEQFERKLDRLLETESPESAAEWRTRERERERERERLDERS
- the rnz gene encoding ribonuclease Z — its product is MHVTFLGTSGAVPTTERNTSAVLVRREGERFLFDVGEGTQRQMMRFGTGFDVSHVFLSHLHGDHVLGLPGLCQTWDFNDREAPLAVHVPPGTRRDVERLLRATNTNPSYPVRIDEVRPGEAALRADDYEVRAFRTEHRTISVGYALIEDERKGRFDRERAEELGVPVGPMFSRLHAGEPVELDDGTVVRPEQVVGAPRPGRHLVYTGDTRPVEATVEAAANADLLIHDATFADDHAERAPQTGHSTAREAALVAARAGAKRLALTHVSTRYGGYSTPLLEDAREVFDGEVFVAEDGQELDVPYPEEPQSEG
- a CDS encoding DUF7470 family protein; amino-acid sequence: MFGKLGRTGFAGLLLLLGGLAVLALESLLIAGGVALVLVGLLLVAKGLVGTMLSAFGMEGMF